Part of the Bacteriovorax stolpii genome, CCGTCACCAATGAGTGAGATTGTTAGCTGGAAAAGGGCAGCACTTCAAAAGCTTTTAGAGATTGAAGGCGGATCTTCTGTCTACTCTCATCAAAAGAATATCATTCAGGAAGAGCGTCCTAGTATCTTCTACACCATTGCTGAAAAAAGACTTCCGATGAATGAAGTTATTGCCATGGTCAAAAGTGATTTTGCAACCAACCTTCCAGAAGGACATTTTTCCAATGGAATTGTGGAACTAACCCTTAAACTTTTAGAGAAATCAAAAGACAAAATCGACTCTCTTTCAAGCCTCTTTGTGGCCATTGAAACAAATTGGGGGGTCATTGATCCAAGGTTTGAGCGCAGAAAATTTTATGATCACTACCATCCACCTCGTGGGGATAGAAATGAAATTAGCACACTTTCTTATTTCGCTCCTCTCTATTTAGAAAATAAAGTCGATGAAAGTTTTAACTATTGTGATCTCTCTAAGATGAATCTGGCCGGCAAACCTTATAGTTTCTGGAAGAATAACAATCCAGAAAAGATCGCTGAAGATTTTATTGAACTCTCACAAAAAACTTTACCTGCTGACTGGAAAAAGATTCTTTTCCCGGAGAATGGGGCCTTAGAAATCGCTTTTGATTCCTTCTACAATCTTCACAACCTAAGTGATCTTTCAGGCAACTTGTTTTTAACAATTGTTATTAATGATGTTGAATTGAAAACTAAAATGACCAAAGGTGGAATGCTTTTTACTTATCTTTCGCCGAATGAAATTGAGTAAATCCTTCTGTATCTGTCACATCCATAATCAAATGCCAGCGGTCCTCTTTTCCATAATTCACCACGCGGTGGCGTTGATTCACTTTAATAAAATAAGCATCACCGTTGGCCGGGAAATGCTCTCTTTCATTTTCTGTTTCAAAAAAAGCCTGATCATTGGTTAAGAGTGGAATGTGAAGTCTTACTGAATAAACATCTTTCGGAGCATCTGAATGCCAATACAATTCACTTCCGGCAGAAAGAACGCTGATGCGCATGCGACAAGGTTTTAGGCCCTTACTTGAAACCAAGGCCACAACTTTCTCCAGCTCAGGAGTCATGAGTTCGGTTGGATGAATGTGTTTTAAATCGTTGATGAGCCCTAGCTCTTTTTTCTTTGCGTAGGATTTCTCTAAATCCATTTCACCTTTATCATTAAAGACGACTGCTTCTGCATTCCATCCGCTAAAGAGTCCACCATCTTCTGAAAGAATCGACCAACCTTGGTAACCAGGGTAAACTTCGCGGGCCTCTTGAGTGCTCGCTTTAATGATAGATTGGTAAATGTCCTGGACATTAAATCCAGCTTTCCAGATTTCAGCGATCATCGTCTTTTGTTTTTGGTTACAGAGTCCACCAGGTCATAGAACTCTTCGAGTCTTAAAGAATCGTAAGCAGCATCCCATGAAGGAGCATCATATTTTT contains:
- a CDS encoding aspartyl/asparaginyl beta-hydroxylase domain-containing protein, translating into MIAEIWKAGFNVQDIYQSIIKASTQEAREVYPGYQGWSILSEDGGLFSGWNAEAVVFNDKGEMDLEKSYAKKKELGLINDLKHIHPTELMTPELEKVVALVSSKGLKPCRMRISVLSAGSELYWHSDAPKDVYSVRLHIPLLTNDQAFFETENEREHFPANGDAYFIKVNQRHRVVNYGKEDRWHLIMDVTDTEGFTQFHSAKDK